CGCCGGCGGCCAGCGCCTCGACCAAGGGGCCTGCGGCCACCAGCGCCTGATAGTCCTGTTCCATGCGCCGCACGTCGCGAAACGCCTCTTCCGTCGCGGCGATGTAGTCGACGCTGCCCGAACGCAGGCTGTGTTCGAAGGCATCGAGGAACAGCTGCTTCAATTTGGCAGCCGTGATCTCCCTCATATGCAGCAGGTTGATGAACAGCGCGCGGAAGGTCTTCAGGCTCTGCTCGCTGGTCGAGCGCAGCGGGATCAGCGTCATGTCCAGCGGGATCGAGGTATGCCCGCCGACCAGCAGCCGGCGCAGCTCATCCGGCTTGGCCTCGTAGGCCTTGATGCCGGCGCGTTCGAGGTTGGCGAACAGCTCGCGCTGGCGCAGGCAGGTGCCGTTCTGCTGGTAGTGGTCCAGATCCAGCGAGCCCTGGTAAACGAAGAACTGGTGGCCGAAGCCGCCGCCCGGGCCGCGCCCGGCCACGCCGATCACATGCGGGCCGTGGGGCAGCATGACTTCGACGAGGATGTAGCTGGTGTCCGAGGCGAAGTAGAACTTGCGCGACTGCTCCAGGCTGTACTTGCCGAAGCTCATGTCCGACATGCGCGCCAGGATCGGGAACTGCAGCGCGTTGATCGACGCGGACTTGCCGAGGTTGTTGGCGCCGTAGACCGACAGCGGGTTTTCCAGCGGAAAGATGCCGAGGCTGTAGCCGGCGGTGTTCAGCAGGGCGAAGCGGCGGATGCCGTAGCGTTCCTGGCTCATGCTTCAAGCTCCTTTTCTTCGGCAATGGCGCGGGCCAGGGCTTCTTCTTCCGATTCTTCGGCTGCTTCCTCGATGAGGATGATGTCGTCCTCGCCCTCGTCCTCGGCAATCAGCTCCGGGGCGGGCAGCGGCAGGTCGCTGCTGTGCAGGCTGGCGGCCAGGTCGCGGTCCTGCTGCACCGACAGGCAGACGTCGAGGAAACGGTGCATCGGCGGCAGGAAGCGGTAGACGCCGTTGCTGTCCTCGGCGAAACCGAGCTGGGTGAGGCGGCGGATGACCTTTTCTTCCAGCTCGTCCTGGGTAGTGACTTCGGCCTGCAGGAACAGGTCGCGGTACTTGTCCAGCAGCGCCGGCAGCTCGTCGCGGCCGAGGCTGCCGCCGTCGAGCACGGCCAGCGGGTCGCGGCCCTGATCCGCCAGGTGCTCGACGAGGATAAAGGTGAACAGCGCCAGGCGCTGGGCGGTCTTGTTGACCTGTGCGCCCATCTGCTCGGGCACGAAGTAATAGAAGCCGCGCGGATCGCAGACCAGCTCGAAGCCCAGCGCCTTGAACAGCGCGCGGTACTGGTCCTGCAGGTTGGAGAGCTGGGCGTAGGGCTCCGGCTCGCTGCGCGACAGGTGGTAGCCCTTGAACAGCTCGCGGAAGATCGGCGCCAGCTGGGTCATTTCCTTGAGGTCGATGTTCATTCAGATGCTCGCAGAGTCGTTGGCGGAAAGGGCTGGGCCATTTCCAGAGCGTGATTTGAGGTGCGGGGAGCGCAGCCCCTCACCCCCGCCCTCTCCCCGAGGGGAGAGGGGAGAGGGAGTTGAATGTGCGTGCTGTTCAGGCATTCGCATTGGCTACCAATGCGAACGAGCTGAGACTGACGCGATGTTCGCGGGTCAGGTACTCGCGGCGTTCCAGGCGGTCGCGTTGGAAGCGGCCGTCGCGCGACAGGCGCGAGAACCAGTAGAGCAGCTCGTCGGTGGCGCCCTCGGGTTCCTGTTCCAGCAGCCAGGCCATCAGGTCCGGCAGCGGCAGCGCCTGCTGGCAGCGCTCGATCATCTCGCGGGCGGTGCGTGGCGTGCGCGGTGCGTCGGCCTTGCGCTTGCTGCCGGCGCGGGGGAATTGCGCCGGCTTCGGCTCGAAGCGCGCCAGGGCATAGACATAGGCCTCGACCTGACTGGCGGTGCCGAGGAAGGTGCTCTGCGGACGGGTGAACAGCGGCAGCGAGGCCTGCGGCACGGCATCCAGGCCCTTCTTGCGGATCGCGGACAATGCCAGCGCGGCGCCGCGGGTCACGGCGTTGTGCCGGCGTGCTTCCTCGCGCAGCGGCAGCAGCAGTTCGCGGGCCTTGCGCAGGGTCAACTGGGCGGTGGTCTGCATTTCGAGGATGCGCGCATGGGTGCGCAGCAAGAGGTCGTCGTCCACCAGTTGGCCGAGGCGCTGCTGCTCGCCGAGCAGCTTCATCAGCACCTGCTCGACGCGGTGCACGCCCTGCTCGAAGGCGCCGTCGGCGGAGACCAGCTGGATCATTGGCTCGACGTATTCGTCCCAGGTTGCTAGGACTTCGGCATAGCGCTGGCGCAGTGGAATCTGGCGGTCGCTGGTCTTGGCCCGGTCGGCGACCGCAACCAGCGCCTGCTCGTCGTTGTCGAGCTTCTTCAGCACGTCGCGCACACGCATGTCGAGCAGGCGCAACTGGCGGGCCAGGTCGTTGCCGTCGCGGATCTCGAAGGCATCGAGGATATGCCCGGCCAGGCGCTCCAGGTGGCGCAGGTAGGCTTCGATCTCCAGGCACAGGCCGAGGCGGTGCTCGCGGCGCAGGTAGGCGAGGAAGTCGTGGATCTGCGCATTCAGCTCGAAGCGGTTGGGGCTCTTGGCCACCGGCACCAGGATATCCAGGCGAATCCACTGGTCGAGCAGGGCGGTGATATCGGTGGGCGTGCCTTCGGGCAGTTGCGCCGCCAGCTGGTGGCGCAGCTCGACCAGGCTCAGGGTGCCTGCATCGAAGCGCTCGCACAGCGGTTCGAGCAGAGCCCAGTGTTCGGCGAGGGCACGCAGTACGCGCTTGGGTTCGATCATCGAGGCGCCAGTCCTGCCAGTGAAAAAGCGCGAATTGTACTGCATTGACAGCCGGCTGAAGGCCCGCCGGACAATCGGACGCGCGCTGAATGCGGTGCCAGACAATTAACTGGGCGATTCATTTGAACGTCATTGCACGCGGGTTAGCCTGTCTAGCATCGGCTCTTGCAGCCATATAGGTGCTACCGGATGTCCTTCAATGGTGACGAAGTGTTGAAAATCTATTTCGATCTGCGCCGGTAATCGGCACAATTCGCCGCTTTTGCAAACGGGGAGCTGCCGGCTCCCGCCGGGCGAACTACCTGGGGGCACGTAGACATGATCAAGACGCCGTATTACCTCATCGACAAGCAGAAGCTGCTGGGCAACCTGGAGAAGATCGCCTACGTGCGCGAAAACTCCGGTGCCAAGGCGCTGCTGGCGCTCAAGTGCTTCGCCACTTGGTCGGTATTCGACCTGATGCAGCAGTATATGGACGGCACCACCTCGTCCTCGCTGTACGAGCTCAAGCTCGGCCGGCAGAAGTTCGCCGGCGAAACCCACGCCTACAGCGTGGCTTGGGCCGACGACGAGATCGACGAGATGGTCGCCAACTGCGACAAGATCATCTTCAACTCCATCGGCCAGCTGGAGCGCTTCGCTGAACGCACCGAGGGCACCATCCGCGGTCTGCGCGTCAATCCGCAGGTCAGCAGCTCCGACTACCTGCTCGCCGACCCGGCGCGGCCGTTCAGCCGCCTGGGCGAGCACGACCCGGCGAAGATCGAGGCGGTGATCGGCAAGATCAGCGGCTTCATGTTCCACAACAACTGCGAGAACGCCAGCTTCGAACTGTTCGACCAGATGCTGACCACCATCGAGGAGCGCTTCGGCCACCTGCTGGAAAAGGTCGAGTGGGTCAGCCTCGGCGGCGGTATCCACTTCACTGGTGAAGGCTATCCGCTGGATGCCTTCTGCGCACGGCTGAAAGCGTTCTCGGAAAAATTCGGCGTGCAGGTCTACCTGGAGCCCGGCGAGGCGGCGATCACCATGAGTGCTTCGCTGGAAGTCACGGTGCTCGACACCCTGTACAACGGCAAGAACCTGGCGGTGGTCGACAGCTCCATCGAGGCGCACATGCTCGACCTGCTGATCTACCGCCTCAACGCCAAGATGGCGCCCAACGACGGCGAGCACAGCTACATGGTGTGCGGAAAGAGCTGCCTGGCTGGGGACATCTTCGGTGAGTACCAATTCGATCGTCCGCTGGCCATCGGCGATCGGCTGTCGTTCATCGACGCGGCAGGCTACACCATGGTCAAGAAAAACTGGTTCAACGGCCTGAAAATGCCGTCCATCGTGGTAAAGCAGCTCGACGGCAGCGTCGAGGTGGTGCGTGAGTTCGACTTTAACGATTACCTGTCCAGCCTTTCCTGAGGCCGCAGTACAAGGGGGTGAAACAATTGAAGAAAAACGTTCTTATCATTGGTGCAGGAGGTGTCGCCAAGGTGGTGGCCCATAAGTGCGCGCAGCACAACGACGAACTCGGTCGTATTGCTATCGCGTCGCGCAACATCTCCAAATGCCAGGCCATCATCGACAGCGTGCAAGCCAAGGGCGGCCTCAAGCAGCCCGGCGAGATCAAGGCCTATGCGCTGGACGCCATGGACGTGGAAGCGACCAAGGCACTGATTCGCGAAACCGAATCGCAGATCGTCATCAACGTCGGTTCGGCCTTCCTCAACATGTCCGTGCTGCGCGCCTGCATCGACACTGGCGCCGCGTATCTCGATACCGCGATCCACGAAGAGCCGGGCAAGATCTGCGAAACCCCGCCGTGGTATGGCAACTACGAGTGGAAGCACCTGGCCGAGTGCCAG
This DNA window, taken from Pseudomonas sp. FeN3W, encodes the following:
- the mksE gene encoding Mks condensin complex protein MksE; translation: MNIDLKEMTQLAPIFRELFKGYHLSRSEPEPYAQLSNLQDQYRALFKALGFELVCDPRGFYYFVPEQMGAQVNKTAQRLALFTFILVEHLADQGRDPLAVLDGGSLGRDELPALLDKYRDLFLQAEVTTQDELEEKVIRRLTQLGFAEDSNGVYRFLPPMHRFLDVCLSVQQDRDLAASLHSSDLPLPAPELIAEDEGEDDIILIEEAAEESEEEALARAIAEEKELEA
- a CDS encoding carboxynorspermidine decarboxylase, with amino-acid sequence MIKTPYYLIDKQKLLGNLEKIAYVRENSGAKALLALKCFATWSVFDLMQQYMDGTTSSSLYELKLGRQKFAGETHAYSVAWADDEIDEMVANCDKIIFNSIGQLERFAERTEGTIRGLRVNPQVSSSDYLLADPARPFSRLGEHDPAKIEAVIGKISGFMFHNNCENASFELFDQMLTTIEERFGHLLEKVEWVSLGGGIHFTGEGYPLDAFCARLKAFSEKFGVQVYLEPGEAAITMSASLEVTVLDTLYNGKNLAVVDSSIEAHMLDLLIYRLNAKMAPNDGEHSYMVCGKSCLAGDIFGEYQFDRPLAIGDRLSFIDAAGYTMVKKNWFNGLKMPSIVVKQLDGSVEVVREFDFNDYLSSLS
- the mksB gene encoding Mks condensin complex protein MksB gives rise to the protein MIEPKRVLRALAEHWALLEPLCERFDAGTLSLVELRHQLAAQLPEGTPTDITALLDQWIRLDILVPVAKSPNRFELNAQIHDFLAYLRREHRLGLCLEIEAYLRHLERLAGHILDAFEIRDGNDLARQLRLLDMRVRDVLKKLDNDEQALVAVADRAKTSDRQIPLRQRYAEVLATWDEYVEPMIQLVSADGAFEQGVHRVEQVLMKLLGEQQRLGQLVDDDLLLRTHARILEMQTTAQLTLRKARELLLPLREEARRHNAVTRGAALALSAIRKKGLDAVPQASLPLFTRPQSTFLGTASQVEAYVYALARFEPKPAQFPRAGSKRKADAPRTPRTAREMIERCQQALPLPDLMAWLLEQEPEGATDELLYWFSRLSRDGRFQRDRLERREYLTREHRVSLSSFALVANANA